Within Paenibacillus albicereus, the genomic segment GCTGGACGTCCGCTACGACAGCTATGGCGAGTTCGTGCAGGCGATGCTCGCCAACCGGCTGGAGTTCATCCGCCAGAACCCGCGGCTCGTCAAGATGATCGTCCAGGAGCTCCCGCTGCAGCCCGATCTGCAGGAGCAGGTCAAGCAGACGCTCGTGCCGCTGCTCTACCCGCGCCTGAAAGCGGCCGTCGAACGCTTCCAGGAGCAGGGGCAGCTCGCGCCGCTCCCGCCTCCGACCGTGCTGCGCCTGACCGCCTCCGGCATCCTCGGCTATATCGCCGGGCATCTGGCCGCCGCCGCAGGCCGCTTCCCGGACTGGGACGACGAGGCGGAGCTGCAGGCGACGATCGCCTTCATCGTGAAGGGTCTGTCGCCATAGCGGACATGACACCGCGTCCGCATCGGACCCTTTCTGATTGATCCTCCCTCGCGCCGGGGTAATGACTCGCAAAATCCGAGCCGAAGGGTGATCCGAGCTAGATGGAACGCAACCATACGATGATGCAGTTTTTTGAATGGCATGTGCAGGCCGACGGGAAGCATTGGCAGCGCCTCAAGGAGCGTGCCGGCGAGCTGAAGGCGGCCGGCATCGACGCCGTCTGGATTCCCCCTGCGACCAAGGCCTCTTCCCCCGAAGACAACGGCTACAGCGTCTATGACCTCTATGATCTCGGCGAGTTCGACCAGAAAGGCGCCCAGCGGACGAAATACGGCACCAAGGAAGAGCTGCTGGAAGCGATCGCCGCCTGCAAGGAGCAGGGCATCGCCGTTTACGCCGATCTGGTCATGAACCACAAGGCCGGCGCGGACGAGAAGGAGAAGTTCAAGGTCATCGAGGTCGACGGCGAAAACCGCCAGGAAGAAATCTCCGATCCGCGCCACATCGAGGGCTGGACGAAGTTCACCTTTCCCGGCCGGGGAGACGTGCACTCCGCGTTCAAGTGGAACTTCACCCACTTCAACGGTACCGACTTCGACGCCAAGCGCGATGAAACCGGGGTATACCGCATCTTGGGCGAAAACAAGCAGTGGAACGAGAACGTCGACGACCAGTTCGGCAATTACGACTACCTGATGTTCGCCAACATCGACTACAACAACCCCGAGGTTCGCGAGGAAATGATCCGCTGGGGCAAGTGGCTCGTCCGCGAGACCGGCGTCGACGGCTTCCGCCTCGATGCGATCAAGCATATCGACCACACGTTCGTCCGCGACTTTTGCCGCTCGGTCAAGGAAGAGGCGGACGGCCCCTTCTATATCGTGGGCGAGTTCTGGAACAGCATCACGGAGGATTGCTTGGCTTATCTGGACGCGGCCGAGCATGAGCTCGACCTGTTCGACGCTCCGCTTCATTACCGCTTCAAGGAAGCCTCCGAGGGCGGAAGGGACTTCGACCTGCGCACGATCTTCGACGGCGCGCTCGTGCGGGAGCGGCCTCAGCACGCGGTCACGCTCGTCGACAATCACGACACCCAGCCCGGAGAAGCGCTGGAGTCCTGGGTCGGCGACTGGTTCAAGCAGAGCGCCTACG encodes:
- a CDS encoding alpha-amylase, whose protein sequence is MERNHTMMQFFEWHVQADGKHWQRLKERAGELKAAGIDAVWIPPATKASSPEDNGYSVYDLYDLGEFDQKGAQRTKYGTKEELLEAIAACKEQGIAVYADLVMNHKAGADEKEKFKVIEVDGENRQEEISDPRHIEGWTKFTFPGRGDVHSAFKWNFTHFNGTDFDAKRDETGVYRILGENKQWNENVDDQFGNYDYLMFANIDYNNPEVREEMIRWGKWLVRETGVDGFRLDAIKHIDHTFVRDFCRSVKEEADGPFYIVGEFWNSITEDCLAYLDAAEHELDLFDAPLHYRFKEASEGGRDFDLRTIFDGALVRERPQHAVTLVDNHDTQPGEALESWVGDWFKQSAYALILLRLDGYPVVFYGDYYGIGGEEPIEDKKAAIDPLLWARYHRAYGDQDDYLDDPHVIGWVRRGAPDIERSGCAVVVCNADDCAKRMFVGEERAGEVWVDLTNTREERVVIGEDGFAEFPVKGGSVSVWALPEFDLEHPQQEPAEG
- a CDS encoding TetR/AcrR family transcriptional regulator, which translates into the protein MNRHEPWLEELLQGAADEGKTTARQARIVEAAVELFAEKGFAAASTSEIAVRAGVAEGTIFRHFKTKQELLLRIAKPAIVKLLAPFLLREFKDVLDVRYDSYGEFVQAMLANRLEFIRQNPRLVKMIVQELPLQPDLQEQVKQTLVPLLYPRLKAAVERFQEQGQLAPLPPPTVLRLTASGILGYIAGHLAAAAGRFPDWDDEAELQATIAFIVKGLSP